The Mycolicibacterium flavescens genome has a segment encoding these proteins:
- a CDS encoding SnoaL-like polyketide cyclase, with product MHEFRRAVESGDLDAVIALCRDDIVFRSPVVFTPYEGRDALRTILAAVMEVFEDFRYVREIGAADARDHALVFQAKVGDKDIEGCDFVRTDEDGAISELTVMVRPLSATLSLAETMKERLAGA from the coding sequence GTGCATGAGTTTCGTCGGGCGGTCGAGTCCGGGGATCTCGATGCCGTCATCGCGCTGTGCCGCGACGACATCGTGTTCCGCAGCCCCGTCGTCTTCACCCCATACGAGGGGCGCGACGCGCTGCGAACGATCCTCGCGGCGGTGATGGAGGTCTTCGAGGACTTCCGTTACGTCCGTGAGATCGGAGCGGCCGACGCCCGGGACCACGCGCTGGTGTTCCAGGCGAAAGTCGGCGACAAGGACATCGAAGGATGCGACTTCGTTCGAACCGATGAGGACGGGGCCATCAGCGAGCTCACCGTGATGGTGCGCCCGTTATCGGCGACGCTGAGCCTGGCCGAGACCATGAAGGAGCGGCTGGCGGGAGCCTGA
- a CDS encoding peroxidase-like protein, which yields MRAGDHRILEGISIAGFIGATNRIGIELSVPPNPEYTGIPGR from the coding sequence GTGAGAGCCGGCGATCATCGGATCCTGGAGGGCATCTCGATCGCCGGGTTCATCGGCGCGACCAACCGGATCGGCATCGAGCTGTCGGTCCCACCCAATCCCGAGTACACGGGTATCCCCGGCCGCTGA
- the tdcB gene encoding threonine dehydratase: MHTGGVELVTLDGIEQAAARIRAFVLRTPLLPAPWAGDDDRPLWVKPESLQSIGAFKVRGAFNAIGHLDESVRTRGVVAYSSGNHAQAVAYAAAVYAIPAHIVMPQETPDVKVAATRSHGATVVLCGAGQRERVAAEVVEETGGVLIPPFDHPDIIAGQGTIGLEIAEDMPSVDTVLIPVSGGGLASGIGTAIKAMCPNAKVIGVEPELAADTAQSLSVGHRVDWSIEDRNRTIADGLRSQPSELTFAHLQRVLDDVVTVTEDEIRSAVRELAHRAHLVSEPSGAVALAAYRKGPSPAGRTVVVLSGGNIEPALLQEILAG, translated from the coding sequence GTGCACACTGGTGGGGTGGAATTGGTGACGCTCGACGGCATCGAACAGGCGGCCGCGCGGATCCGGGCCTTCGTGCTGCGCACACCGCTGCTTCCCGCCCCGTGGGCCGGTGACGACGACCGGCCGTTGTGGGTCAAGCCCGAGAGCCTGCAGTCGATCGGGGCTTTCAAGGTGCGGGGTGCGTTCAATGCGATCGGCCACCTCGACGAATCCGTACGCACCAGGGGAGTGGTGGCATATTCGAGCGGAAACCACGCGCAGGCGGTGGCCTACGCGGCGGCGGTGTACGCCATACCCGCCCACATCGTGATGCCGCAGGAGACGCCGGATGTGAAGGTGGCGGCCACTCGAAGCCATGGGGCGACGGTGGTGTTGTGCGGTGCGGGACAACGGGAACGGGTCGCCGCCGAGGTCGTCGAGGAGACCGGCGGTGTCCTGATACCGCCGTTCGACCACCCCGACATCATCGCCGGCCAGGGCACGATCGGGTTGGAGATCGCCGAGGATATGCCGAGCGTCGACACGGTCCTGATACCCGTCAGCGGCGGCGGCCTCGCCTCGGGGATCGGTACGGCGATCAAGGCGATGTGCCCGAATGCCAAGGTGATCGGGGTCGAACCGGAACTGGCCGCCGACACCGCCCAGAGCCTGAGCGTCGGACATCGCGTCGACTGGTCCATCGAGGACCGCAACCGCACCATCGCCGACGGGTTGCGCTCGCAACCTTCCGAATTGACGTTCGCCCACCTGCAACGGGTGCTCGATGACGTCGTCACCGTGACCGAAGACGAAATTCGTTCGGCGGTACGCGAACTCGCTCACCGTGCACACCTGGTGAGCGAACCCAGCGGGGCGGTCGCCCTGGCCGCCTACCGTAAAGGCCCGAGCCCGGCGGGCCGAACGGTCGTCGTCCTCTCCGGCGGCAACATCGAACCCGCCCTGCTGCAGGAGATTCTGGCCGGCTAG
- the dtpT gene encoding amino acid/peptide transporter (peptide:H symporter): MAGVQQTEGGPSGRTVLGHPIGLANLFGVELWERFSFYGMLTILGYYLYYSVTEGGLGLPQSTATGIVGAYGGLVYLSTVLGGWIADRVLGMERTVFYGGVVVMFGHIALAVIPDLAGVTVGLVLVALGSGALKANASSLLGTLYAKGDPRCDGGFTLFYLGINLGAFVGPLITGLLQTHVGFHYGFGAAAIGMALGLTQYVVFRRNLGDHGRHVPNPLPRSAIGRLVAIALAGAVVIGVVFATGVVTLANLSHVTTGVLVAASVTYFVVMLRSANVTTVERVRVRAFIPLFVANAVFWSLFQQIFTVLAVYSDERMNWSIFGWTAPSNWIGSIEPVWIITLSPLFAAMWTRLGNRAPTTPRKFAYGVIGMGVAFLLFLPMAGTTGRAVPALYIVGVMAVFAISELMLSPIGLSATTKLAPEAFRAQMMALYFFSVGIGTAMSGVLAGYYKATHEFAYFGIIGAVAVAAGVVVFALAPWISRHMEGVH, translated from the coding sequence ATGGCAGGAGTCCAGCAGACGGAGGGCGGGCCAAGCGGTCGCACGGTGCTCGGTCACCCGATCGGTTTGGCGAACCTGTTCGGCGTGGAGCTGTGGGAGCGGTTCTCCTTCTACGGGATGCTGACGATCCTCGGCTACTACCTCTATTACTCGGTCACCGAGGGCGGTCTCGGGCTCCCGCAGAGCACCGCGACCGGCATCGTCGGCGCGTACGGCGGACTGGTCTACCTGTCGACCGTGCTCGGCGGTTGGATCGCCGACCGGGTGTTGGGCATGGAGCGCACCGTCTTCTACGGCGGCGTCGTGGTGATGTTCGGCCACATCGCCCTGGCCGTCATCCCCGACCTGGCGGGTGTGACCGTGGGGCTGGTGCTCGTCGCTCTCGGTTCGGGAGCGCTGAAGGCCAACGCGTCGTCCCTACTCGGCACGCTCTACGCCAAGGGCGACCCGCGCTGCGACGGCGGATTCACGTTGTTCTATCTCGGTATCAACCTCGGCGCCTTCGTCGGTCCGCTCATCACCGGATTGCTGCAGACCCACGTCGGCTTCCACTACGGATTCGGCGCCGCAGCAATCGGAATGGCCCTCGGCCTGACACAGTACGTCGTCTTCCGTCGCAATCTCGGCGACCACGGACGTCACGTACCGAATCCCCTGCCACGCAGCGCAATCGGTCGGCTGGTGGCCATTGCGCTGGCGGGGGCTGTGGTCATCGGAGTGGTGTTCGCGACGGGCGTGGTGACGCTGGCGAACCTGTCGCATGTCACCACCGGTGTCCTGGTTGCGGCATCGGTGACTTATTTCGTCGTGATGCTGAGAAGCGCCAACGTCACGACCGTCGAACGCGTCAGGGTGCGCGCGTTCATCCCGCTGTTCGTGGCGAACGCCGTGTTCTGGTCGCTGTTTCAGCAGATCTTCACCGTGCTCGCCGTGTACTCCGACGAGCGGATGAACTGGTCGATCTTCGGGTGGACCGCGCCGTCGAACTGGATCGGCTCCATCGAACCGGTGTGGATCATCACGCTGTCACCGCTGTTCGCGGCGATGTGGACCAGGCTCGGCAACCGCGCCCCGACCACCCCGCGCAAGTTCGCGTACGGCGTGATCGGAATGGGTGTGGCGTTCCTGCTGTTTCTGCCGATGGCGGGCACGACCGGCCGCGCGGTGCCCGCGCTGTACATCGTCGGTGTGATGGCGGTGTTCGCGATCAGCGAGCTGATGCTGTCACCGATTGGATTGTCGGCGACCACAAAGCTTGCGCCCGAGGCGTTCCGGGCCCAGATGATGGCGCTGTACTTCTTCTCGGTCGGTATCGGAACGGCGATGTCCGGTGTGTTGGCCGGTTACTACAAGGCGACGCACGAGTTCGCTTACTTCGGGATCATCGGTGCGGTCGCGGTAGCCGCCGGTGTGGTGGTGTTCGCGCTCGCGCCGTGGATCAGCCGCCATATGGAGGGAGTGCATTGA
- the proP_4 gene encoding Major facilitator superfamily MFS_1 — MSSGVQTGTITTQVPSRLDRLPWSRFHWRVVIGLGAVWILDGLEVTMVGNVASRLTESGSGIELTAGEIGIAAAIYITGACLGALFFGQLTDRLGRKKLFLLTLAVYLAATVATAFAFAPWYFYIARFFTGAGIGGEYAAINSAIDELIPARVRGRVDLIINGSYWLGAAGGAAGALVLLNTAIFPADIGWRIAFGIGAVFGLVILVVRRNVPESPRWLFIHGREDEAERIVGEIEREVERETGQTLEEPEGTLTVRQRKAIPFREIAHVAFTKYPRRAVLGLALFIGQAFLYNAFTFNLGTLLSGFYDVASGTVPIFYALWALSNFAGPILLGRFFDTIGRKPMIAFAYLGSAAVAVALTVLFVSQSGGVWVFMTVLGVCFFLASSGASAAYLTVSEIFPMETRALAIAFFYAVGTAIGGITGPLLFGQLIESGDRGLVAVSFLIGAAVMAVGGVVELMFGVKAEGQKLEDLAMPLTTADEDQEKSEAPSERDEERAARQARIAERTERARAASQARRYRPGPAAGWYGAWREPPTPGVPESALDHEIETIARAVSEHEPMSVRELHRAVGARYWGPGEFRKAMRAALAENRIARHPRGKVGMPLGTPQQ, encoded by the coding sequence ATGAGTTCTGGGGTGCAAACCGGCACGATCACCACGCAGGTTCCGAGCCGGTTGGATCGGTTGCCCTGGTCGCGATTCCACTGGCGCGTCGTCATCGGACTCGGCGCGGTGTGGATCCTCGACGGCCTCGAGGTCACCATGGTCGGCAACGTCGCCTCTCGGTTGACGGAGAGCGGCAGCGGGATCGAGTTGACCGCAGGTGAAATCGGCATCGCCGCGGCGATTTACATCACCGGCGCGTGCCTGGGTGCCTTGTTCTTCGGACAGCTCACCGACCGGCTCGGCCGCAAAAAGCTGTTCCTGCTCACCCTCGCGGTCTACCTCGCCGCCACGGTGGCAACGGCTTTCGCGTTCGCGCCGTGGTACTTCTACATAGCGCGATTCTTCACCGGCGCAGGTATCGGCGGTGAATACGCCGCGATCAACTCCGCGATCGACGAGTTGATCCCCGCGCGTGTCCGTGGCCGCGTCGACCTGATCATCAACGGTTCCTACTGGCTCGGCGCGGCCGGCGGTGCGGCAGGCGCACTGGTGCTGTTGAACACCGCGATCTTCCCGGCCGACATCGGTTGGCGTATCGCGTTCGGTATCGGCGCCGTCTTCGGTCTCGTGATTCTCGTCGTGCGGCGCAACGTCCCGGAAAGCCCGCGGTGGTTGTTCATTCACGGTCGCGAGGATGAAGCCGAACGGATCGTCGGCGAGATCGAGCGCGAGGTCGAACGCGAGACCGGGCAGACCCTTGAAGAACCAGAGGGCACGCTGACCGTGCGTCAGCGCAAGGCGATTCCGTTCCGGGAGATCGCCCACGTGGCGTTCACGAAGTATCCCCGCCGGGCCGTGCTCGGCCTCGCGCTGTTCATCGGGCAGGCGTTCCTCTACAACGCTTTCACGTTCAACCTGGGCACGCTGCTGAGTGGCTTCTACGATGTTGCGTCGGGCACCGTCCCGATCTTCTACGCGCTGTGGGCGTTGAGCAACTTCGCCGGCCCGATCCTGCTCGGCCGGTTCTTCGACACGATCGGCCGAAAACCGATGATCGCGTTCGCATATCTGGGTTCGGCGGCCGTGGCGGTGGCGCTGACCGTGCTGTTCGTATCGCAGTCGGGCGGCGTGTGGGTCTTCATGACCGTGCTCGGTGTGTGCTTCTTCCTTGCCTCTTCCGGAGCCAGCGCCGCATATCTCACCGTCAGCGAGATTTTCCCCATGGAGACGCGGGCTTTGGCGATCGCGTTCTTCTACGCGGTCGGCACGGCCATCGGCGGTATCACCGGACCACTACTGTTCGGCCAACTCATCGAATCCGGCGATCGCGGGCTCGTCGCGGTCAGCTTCCTGATCGGGGCGGCGGTGATGGCCGTCGGGGGCGTCGTCGAGCTGATGTTCGGTGTGAAGGCCGAGGGCCAGAAACTCGAAGATCTGGCCATGCCGCTGACGACCGCCGACGAAGACCAGGAGAAGTCCGAAGCGCCTTCGGAGCGTGACGAGGAACGCGCGGCCCGCCAGGCGCGCATCGCCGAGCGCACCGAACGTGCGCGGGCAGCCAGCCAAGCGCGGCGCTATCGGCCCGGCCCGGCGGCGGGCTGGTACGGGGCATGGCGTGAGCCGCCGACGCCCGGTGTGCCCGAGTCGGCGCTCGACCACGAGATCGAAACCATCGCGCGCGCGGTGAGCGAGCACGAACCGATGTCCGTACGTGAACTGCACAGGGCGGTCGGTGCGCGGTACTGGGGACCCGGCGAGTTCCGCAAGGCGATGCGGGCGGCGTTGGCGGAGAACCGAATCGCCCGACACCCCCGTGGCAAGGTCGGTATGCCACTGGGAACACCACAGCAATGA
- a CDS encoding FHA domain-containing protein: MDAVLGLSVTPSAVGLVLVEGQDADGATVDREAIEILPTRRSSPRHASDEAAAAVLRTEALAASRGHRLHTIGVTWSDDAQAEASLLLRSLRECGFDNAVAVQLPEASEALAWGVAELIGNEVTAVCVIEYDAVVALVVNTREGAVQTAVSHSIDSEESLIRWLNTVFTRVDWRPEALVLVGSGADLDAIMPRLETVLSVPVFAPAEAELALARGAALAAADSGPSVFDAEQPFERAGRRPRRQPAHTGPLAMLAAGTVTFVVSVSAAISMQLAPGKDTTPAEPSPAAKSSPDIAAAPAPRPAVTPVPAAPPAPPPAAIPAPPEEPSVAVVDVPAAVEDPLPAAPPPQAPVAPVPGPPALPPESMAPGLVPAEPTPVPERRGWLQRIRDRFSDVGGDDPALQQAPAPPPVDPALAPPPGAPLPPPPPEAAVTPPHVDVAPPASEPAPLPPPG, translated from the coding sequence GTGGACGCCGTACTCGGCTTGTCGGTGACACCGTCGGCCGTCGGTCTTGTCCTCGTCGAAGGGCAGGACGCCGACGGCGCAACCGTCGACCGCGAAGCCATTGAGATCCTGCCGACCCGCCGGTCGTCTCCGCGACACGCCTCCGACGAGGCCGCAGCCGCGGTGCTGCGCACCGAAGCGCTTGCCGCCAGCCGCGGTCACCGGTTGCACACCATCGGTGTGACGTGGAGCGACGACGCCCAAGCCGAAGCGTCGCTGCTCCTTCGATCGCTGCGCGAATGCGGATTCGACAACGCGGTGGCGGTGCAACTGCCCGAGGCGTCGGAGGCCTTGGCGTGGGGTGTGGCCGAGTTGATCGGCAACGAGGTCACCGCGGTGTGCGTGATCGAGTACGACGCGGTCGTTGCGCTGGTCGTCAACACCCGCGAGGGGGCCGTGCAGACCGCGGTCAGCCACTCGATCGACAGCGAAGAATCGTTGATCCGCTGGTTGAACACGGTGTTCACCAGGGTCGACTGGCGGCCCGAGGCGTTGGTGCTGGTGGGGTCGGGCGCGGATCTGGACGCGATCATGCCCCGGCTGGAGACCGTGTTGTCGGTGCCGGTGTTCGCGCCCGCCGAAGCCGAGTTGGCCTTGGCGCGCGGCGCTGCGCTCGCGGCGGCCGACAGCGGTCCGTCGGTGTTCGACGCCGAGCAGCCGTTCGAGCGCGCAGGCAGGCGGCCTCGACGACAGCCCGCCCATACCGGGCCGTTGGCCATGCTGGCCGCGGGGACGGTCACTTTCGTCGTATCGGTCTCGGCGGCGATCAGCATGCAGCTGGCGCCGGGCAAGGACACCACGCCCGCCGAGCCGAGCCCGGCTGCCAAATCGTCGCCCGATATCGCGGCAGCACCCGCGCCCCGCCCGGCCGTTACGCCTGTGCCCGCGGCACCCCCCGCACCGCCACCGGCCGCGATTCCGGCGCCGCCGGAGGAACCGTCCGTGGCCGTCGTCGACGTCCCCGCAGCGGTGGAGGATCCGCTGCCCGCCGCACCGCCACCTCAAGCACCCGTCGCGCCGGTGCCGGGGCCGCCCGCGCTGCCGCCGGAGTCGATGGCTCCCGGTCTGGTGCCTGCAGAGCCCACTCCGGTGCCCGAGCGCCGAGGCTGGTTGCAGCGCATCAGGGACCGGTTCTCCGACGTCGGCGGCGACGACCCCGCGCTCCAACAGGCACCGGCACCACCGCCCGTCGATCCCGCGCTGGCTCCACCGCCGGGGGCGCCGCTGCCTCCGCCGCCGCCCGAGGCGGCCGTCACGCCACCGCACGTGGACGTCGCACCCCCGGCCTCCGAACCCGCGCCGCTGCCGCCCCCTGGGTGA
- the lutR_2 gene encoding transcriptional regulator — MALQPVNRRSVPEDVFEQIVSEVLSGQMQPGEHLPSERRLAEVLGVSRPAVREALKRLTAAGLVEVRQGDATTVRDFRRHAGLDLLPRLLIRAGELDLSVVRSILETRLHNGPKVAELAAERSGPALAEALDQTLRDLDTEDDPVAQQRHALAFWDHIVDGADSIAFRLMYNTLRATYEPALPALATVMAAEVGRPHAYRELADAITAHDPARARRAAQDLLEPATAALLDALDNLKDQR; from the coding sequence ATGGCCCTGCAACCGGTTAATCGGCGCTCCGTGCCCGAGGACGTGTTCGAACAGATCGTGTCCGAGGTGCTCAGCGGGCAGATGCAACCCGGCGAGCACCTGCCCAGCGAGCGCAGACTGGCCGAGGTCCTCGGCGTCTCCCGGCCCGCGGTTCGGGAGGCGCTCAAGCGACTCACCGCAGCAGGCCTGGTCGAGGTGCGGCAGGGTGATGCGACCACCGTGCGCGACTTTCGGCGCCACGCGGGTCTGGATCTCCTTCCGCGGCTGCTCATCCGGGCCGGCGAACTCGACCTGTCCGTCGTCAGGAGCATCCTGGAGACGCGGTTGCACAACGGGCCCAAGGTCGCCGAACTGGCCGCCGAACGCAGCGGTCCCGCTCTGGCCGAAGCGCTCGATCAGACTCTGCGAGATCTGGACACCGAGGACGATCCCGTCGCGCAGCAACGCCATGCCCTGGCATTCTGGGACCACATCGTCGACGGGGCCGACTCGATCGCGTTCCGGCTGATGTACAACACGCTGCGAGCCACCTACGAACCCGCGCTTCCCGCCCTGGCCACCGTGATGGCCGCAGAAGTTGGAAGGCCACACGCATACCGCGAGTTGGCCGACGCGATCACCGCACACGATCCGGCGCGCGCCCGGCGGGCCGCCCAGGACCTCCTCGAACCGGCGACCGCAGCGCTACTGGACGCTCTCGACAATCTGAAGGATCAACGATGA
- a CDS encoding Conserved membrane protein of uncharacterised function — MLISDRAGSAWYIGAGFFFAPALAMLSPWPAVTTALWIVIGVFGLWLGLLGIAMATGLAMVLKSNSEIPEDYWLSLLNSR, encoded by the coding sequence GTGCTGATCTCCGACCGCGCCGGGTCGGCGTGGTACATCGGTGCCGGCTTCTTCTTCGCGCCCGCGCTGGCGATGCTGTCGCCGTGGCCGGCCGTCACCACCGCGCTCTGGATCGTCATCGGCGTCTTCGGGTTATGGCTGGGCCTGCTCGGCATCGCGATGGCGACCGGTCTGGCCATGGTGCTGAAGTCGAACAGTGAGATACCGGAGGATTATTGGCTCTCACTGCTCAACTCCCGATAG
- a CDS encoding fatty acid hydroxylase-like protein, whose protein sequence is MTTTARRARKDFTLTDALRQFWKHPSPWMIGATLVAAVIARIAVGDWQPTDAMVPVVMLALFPFFEWIIHVFVLHWKPKRLGPLTVDPLLAREHRAHHSDPRDVPLIFIPWKSLATWVLPLTVAVGLLAFPRLGMGLTYLVCIGTLGLVYEWTHYLIHSDYKPKTALYRAIWRNHRHHHFKNEHYWFTVTSSGTADRVLGTYPDPAEVQNSPTVKNLHADAQPVGAPGD, encoded by the coding sequence ATGACCACGACCGCACGGCGCGCACGCAAGGACTTCACGCTCACCGATGCGCTGCGCCAATTCTGGAAACACCCCTCCCCCTGGATGATCGGCGCCACCCTCGTCGCCGCGGTGATAGCCCGTATCGCTGTCGGCGACTGGCAGCCCACCGATGCGATGGTACCGGTGGTGATGCTCGCGCTGTTTCCGTTCTTCGAGTGGATCATCCACGTCTTCGTTCTGCACTGGAAGCCGAAACGGCTGGGCCCGTTGACGGTCGACCCTCTGCTGGCGCGAGAGCACCGCGCGCACCACAGCGATCCGCGCGACGTCCCGTTGATCTTCATCCCATGGAAGTCGTTGGCCACGTGGGTGTTGCCGTTGACGGTCGCGGTCGGCCTCTTGGCGTTCCCGCGGTTGGGTATGGGGCTTACATACCTCGTCTGTATCGGAACGCTCGGGCTGGTCTACGAGTGGACGCACTACCTGATCCACAGCGACTACAAACCGAAAACCGCTCTGTATCGGGCGATCTGGCGCAACCACCGGCATCATCACTTCAAGAACGAGCACTACTGGTTCACCGTGACCAGTTCGGGAACTGCCGACAGGGTGCTCGGCACCTATCCCGACCCGGCCGAGGTGCAGAACTCACCGACGGTGAAGAACCTGCATGCCGATGCGCAACCGGTCGGCGCGCCCGGCGACTAA
- a CDS encoding ErfK/YbiS/YcfS/YnhG family protein, whose amino-acid sequence MLKLRNMLAVASLAVLTVVSAPTSSAGIATSNAVASIQPAGQTVGVAHPITVTFKQPIDDRAAAERTFGVSAPAMPPGTQKGTFAWLDDRVLQWTPEEFFPAHSTITVMAGDAKANFQTGSEVLAVADIDAHTFTVSVDGETMREMPASMGKPGFATPKGSFTVLEKQSPVIMDSRTIGIPLDDPEGYKLTVYYAVRINWGGVYVHSAPWSTGSQGYENVSHGCINLSPDNAAWYYDMVSIGDPVIVQA is encoded by the coding sequence GTGCTGAAGCTACGAAATATGCTCGCGGTGGCGAGCCTCGCGGTGCTCACCGTGGTCTCCGCCCCGACTAGTTCAGCGGGCATCGCAACATCGAACGCAGTAGCCAGCATTCAGCCTGCCGGCCAGACGGTCGGTGTGGCGCACCCGATTACGGTGACGTTCAAGCAGCCCATCGACGACCGGGCGGCCGCCGAGCGCACGTTCGGCGTCTCCGCGCCTGCGATGCCGCCCGGTACCCAGAAGGGAACCTTCGCCTGGCTCGATGACCGTGTGCTGCAGTGGACTCCGGAGGAGTTCTTCCCGGCGCATTCCACCATCACCGTGATGGCAGGCGATGCCAAGGCCAACTTTCAGACCGGCTCGGAGGTGCTCGCGGTCGCCGACATCGACGCCCATACCTTCACCGTCAGCGTCGACGGCGAAACCATGCGTGAGATGCCCGCATCGATGGGCAAGCCGGGCTTCGCGACACCCAAGGGATCGTTCACGGTGCTCGAGAAGCAGAGCCCGGTGATCATGGATTCCCGCACCATCGGCATTCCGCTGGACGATCCCGAAGGCTACAAGCTCACCGTCTACTACGCCGTCCGCATCAACTGGGGCGGCGTGTACGTGCACTCGGCACCCTGGTCGACGGGATCGCAGGGATACGAGAACGTGAGCCACGGCTGCATCAACCTCAGTCCGGACAACGCGGCGTGGTACTACGACATGGTGAGCATCGGCGACCCGGTCATCGTCCAGGCTTAG
- a CDS encoding Protein of uncharacterised function, DUF393, whose protein sequence is MAGTLFFDGNCGMCTRAVYFVLKMNRTGSLRTAPLQGEGVAERLGIPQSRILDVARWHDQSGDVYDGAQAVNAALAAALGTRIPLLVYRIPGIRALQDAVYRYVASHRHRFPGTTPYCESHPVGC, encoded by the coding sequence ATGGCCGGAACCTTGTTCTTCGACGGCAACTGCGGGATGTGCACCCGCGCCGTCTACTTCGTCCTGAAGATGAACCGAACCGGTAGTCTGCGAACCGCGCCGCTGCAGGGCGAGGGCGTCGCCGAGCGGTTGGGCATCCCCCAATCACGCATCCTCGACGTCGCGCGATGGCACGACCAGTCCGGCGATGTGTACGACGGCGCACAGGCGGTCAACGCCGCGCTGGCGGCCGCGCTGGGAACCCGGATCCCGCTCCTCGTGTACCGGATCCCCGGAATCCGTGCGTTGCAGGACGCGGTGTACCGCTATGTCGCCAGTCATCGCCACCGCTTCCCGGGTACGACGCCGTACTGCGAATCTCATCCCGTCGGCTGTTGA
- a CDS encoding conserved lipoprotein/antigen, giving the protein MDIRLVAAAAVILGAGVAGCSTPPAALGGTTAKVTINGESTGGPHAVSCTQSGWLWTIETPDENKGFTASVGTGDKVTVESVAFHDFGGFTGNFWQGNIGEAEVEGDGGTFTITGSADGSFTDNPSNAVTATFRIEAHC; this is encoded by the coding sequence ATGGACATCCGACTCGTTGCGGCGGCCGCGGTCATTCTCGGTGCCGGGGTCGCGGGCTGCTCCACACCGCCCGCGGCACTCGGTGGGACGACCGCGAAGGTAACCATCAACGGCGAGAGCACCGGTGGACCGCACGCCGTGTCGTGCACCCAGTCCGGGTGGCTGTGGACGATCGAGACACCCGACGAGAACAAGGGCTTCACGGCCAGCGTCGGCACCGGAGACAAGGTCACCGTCGAATCGGTGGCCTTCCACGACTTCGGCGGCTTCACCGGCAACTTCTGGCAGGGGAACATCGGCGAGGCCGAGGTCGAGGGCGACGGCGGCACGTTCACCATCACCGGGTCGGCGGATGGTTCGTTCACCGACAACCCGAGTAACGCGGTGACGGCCACCTTCCGCATCGAAGCCCACTGCTGA
- a CDS encoding putative transcriptional regulator, which translates to MARALVGGHTGNMTFAAVQTQTFGVLLKQWRGRRRLSQLDLAVAADVSPRHVSFIETGRSTPSRTMVLRLAEVLDVPRREQNQLLMAAGLAPVHPERSLDDPDMAAVRAGIDRVLFAYNPFPCVAVDRGWQIVRANEGAGVLMDGVAPELLERPNALRIALHPNGLAPRIRNLAQWRHHLIERLRREVAVSGSDVLSSLLAEIDSYPGGSDGSSDLGSVAVPLELATPDGRLLTFLSTVTTFGTALDLTAAELSIEAFLPADDATAAALR; encoded by the coding sequence GTGGCCCGGGCGCTCGTGGGCGGCCACACTGGCAACATGACCTTCGCGGCTGTGCAGACCCAGACATTCGGCGTGCTGTTGAAACAGTGGCGTGGCCGCCGTCGGCTCAGCCAGCTCGATCTCGCCGTCGCCGCCGATGTGTCGCCCCGGCACGTCAGCTTCATCGAGACCGGACGATCCACCCCGAGCCGGACGATGGTGCTGCGGCTGGCCGAGGTGCTCGACGTGCCGCGTCGTGAGCAGAACCAGCTGTTGATGGCGGCAGGTTTGGCGCCGGTGCACCCCGAGCGGTCCCTTGATGACCCGGACATGGCTGCAGTCCGCGCCGGAATCGATCGAGTCCTGTTCGCCTACAACCCTTTTCCGTGTGTCGCGGTGGACCGCGGATGGCAGATCGTGCGGGCCAACGAGGGTGCCGGCGTGCTGATGGACGGTGTCGCACCAGAACTGCTCGAACGCCCGAACGCGCTGCGCATCGCCTTGCATCCCAACGGTCTGGCGCCGAGGATCAGAAACCTCGCGCAGTGGCGGCACCACCTCATCGAGCGCCTCCGGCGTGAGGTCGCCGTGAGCGGCTCCGATGTGCTGTCGTCGCTCTTGGCCGAAATCGACTCCTACCCCGGCGGTTCCGACGGCTCATCGGATCTGGGCAGCGTGGCGGTACCGCTCGAGCTCGCCACACCCGACGGGCGCCTGCTGACCTTCCTGTCCACCGTGACGACGTTCGGCACCGCGCTCGACCTCACCGCCGCCGAGCTCTCGATCGAGGCGTTCCTGCCCGCCGACGACGCCACCGCCGCCGCCTTGCGGTGA